The DNA window ATTGGGATGATGTGGATGATTTGGATGATTGTCTTGGTATGAATGGAATTAGACATGTCAAGTTACGATTGATGCTGGTTCCAGGGCACAATGGCAGATAAAGGCAAAGATTGACGCCCCTGTTGATAGGATGCTGTTTATCCTTGGCTAATCTGATATAGGTCTTGGAGGATTGTGGGATATATTGGACATGAAATCACACCAATGCCAGTAGCTGAAATTGCTAGACAGAAACATGTTTATACACCATCTTCACTTTCATCACACAGATCCATATAAATTGCCCATCAAAACTCATGTCTATTCGTCCATCATGAAGCCGTCTATACCACTGATTGCTCTTTTAtcaaacacaaacacaaacacCCCTTTCCCAAACCAACATTTTACGCCAGGCTCTTGGCATCGCCCTCCTTCAGCTTGCCAGCATCAACCAGCCTCTTGACCTCGGCGCTCCACACTCCCTTGATCTCGTCGGCCACCGTCAGGCCGTTGAGCTTGCCGGCAAGAGCAGCAATCTCCTCGGCCTCAATCTTGCCCTGGACCAGCTCGACGTCGCCCAGCACGGCGTCGATCTGGGCGGCAGaggcatcgccgccggcgGCAAAGTAGTTTGCGTCCTTGACGGAGCCCTTGAGCACACgcttgttcttcttgagcgcgttcttggccgcctccttggccttcttgccggcctcgcggtcagccttggccgcaacctcggcgtcggcctttgccttttcctcggcggcctttttggcggcagcctcctcggcggccttcttctcggcggccTCCTTTTCaaacttcttcttgttcttggcggcgttggcctCCTGTCGGAAGCGCTTGATGCGCTCGTCGCCGGCGGACGCGTCGTCTAGCAGCTTACGCAGACGAGCATTGtcctcggccttcttcttcttgcgcgaGTTCTGGTTCTTGCGCTCGACGTGGCGCTTGTGGTCGCGgctctcgccgtcgtcggGCACGTCCTCGTCGAGGTACTcgaagctcctccagctgtCAAAGTTGTACCAGAAGTTGTAAAACTCCTCGACCTGCTCCTTGGAGGCGTTGGCGTCGCCAAAGGTCGGCACGGGGTGCGTCTTGGAGAAGCGCGCCTCGGACTTGAAGACCTTGCTCCACAGCTTGTAGAAGTCGCCCTtttgcagctgcttcttggacGGCGGCTCGACGTCGGCCTCCTCGTCGACGGAATCGaactggcggcggcgggtgGGGTCGAGCAGGATGTCGGTGGCCTTTTGGATGCACTTGAAGAACTGGTCGTCCTCGGTGCGGCCCTGGGCGGCCTTTTTGTCGGGGTGGTGCTTGAGGACCTTCTTGCGGTGGGCTTTCTTGATCTGGTCCTCGGTGGCCCTGTGGCGGTACTTGGACAGGCCGAGCACCTTGTAGTGATCTTGGGTCTGTGGGAAGAGTCTCGTCAGCATCTCGCGGCTCAATGGCAGTCTGATACCATCATTGGGTATCATCACATGTCTTCGGTGTCCTCACCTTCCAGTCcttggcctgcagctgcagcagcatcgggtcctcggcctcgctctcctcgccatcgtccagATCCTCCACCTTCTTGGCGCTCTCCTGGGCCTGGATCCGGTCGTCCTCGGAAAAGGTGCGCTTGTGACGAGCTCGGCGGGCGTGGGCCAGGAAATGCGGTCCGACGGGCTCGATGCTGCGCTGCACGGCGCCCGAGAGCTTTCCGACGGCCTTGAAGTCCTTTTCGGCGCTCCAGCCCTCGGGGAGAGCCGGCAGCGGGAGGGTGACGACCTGCGagatggaagccattgtgggtgttttttggtgttttggtggttatgaggaagaagagaaaagagaagagagaggtgAGGCCGGCCTATCTCATCTccagtttttttcttttttttcccgcccGCCAGAAAATTCAATGGTGGGGTCaggattttttttcgggACAGGGGAGGCTTTAGTGGGATGGGCTGGCGGAAGACGGCAGAACCAGGGCTCCGTGATTCGCTGCCGGAAGCCATTGGACGCAGAAGAAATCCAGCTTCGTCTTCATAGCCTTGGCTTGATAGTAGCGGATTATACAATTGGAGTTTGTACTTTTTGATTTgttttgatttcttcttgaTTCTACATTTATTACATCATACAAGAGAAACCATGTCATTGGCCGCTTACAGACACCTCCTGCGCTCTGCGCGCATCGCCTTCCAAGGTAAATCAGACATCTCAATACTCCAAAATTTGTCATCTTCAAGGAACAGATGCTGATTGAATCCTTGTTTGGAATCCAGGCGACGTCCATGTGCTCTCAGCCGCCCAGAACCAGATCCGACAGACCTTTCACGAGAACCGCAGTCTCGAGTCCTCCGGCATCCAGGCCGCAATCCGGCATGCCGAGAACGTGGCCACGATTCTGCGCGAAAACGTGGTGCAGGGacagaagatggagagcaagGGCGACACCCATACTTTTAGTGAGTCTTGTGCccggagaagcagaagaagcaaagggggaaaaggaaCAAGGGAGACGAAGACCGGGAATCTTATACTAATCAATGCCCTTCAGAGCTCCGGATACACGAACACACCGAGCGAGGCGACAACGACAGCGTATTAACGGCAGGCAGCGGCAAACAGAGCggtggcggctgtggctgcaAATGACCAAGGCAAGCCTCGTGTGTATTATCATtgtatgaagaagagaaaggaaagaaatatgTAACTATAGAACCTCGTCATGATACCCTCCAATCCAATCCTGTCAAACATAACATCAGCCAACGCAATATATCGACATTTCTACCTTGTCATTGTTTCTTTGGTTCCTCAAGCATCTAAAACTGCTGCATTTCCCCGCTATAGTTTCCCTAAAACACGCCCAAAAACGCCGGAATATGATGTAAAGATGAATAAATCGAATCAGAGCATCGAATTGCTCTACTCTCCAGCCAGACTGGCATAAGCAGGTGTCTCTTCCCCACCAGGAGGTGCTGCCGCAATAGCCTTGACGCCTGATGCGCCTGACTGCTGCCCTCCCTCGATGGCGttctgttgctgctgtgagTTGTTGCGCCTGATACGGGCGTCCTGGAGCATCTGGTAGCGTTGCTCGCGATCCATCGTTCCAATTGCCTTTGGCTGTCCCCAGCGAATCCGCAGCGGGCATCCCGCAATCACTGCCCGGCCCTGACACGCGGCCGCAGCCTTCTCGGCACCCTCTCTCGTCTCGTAGTTGATGAATGCGCAGTGAGACATGTGTGAACACACCAGGCTCTTGATCTTGCCGTGCGCCTTGAAGAAATCGCGGAGCTTGTACTCGGGCAGATCGTCCTCGACGCCCGTGACGAAGAGTGACATGACGTTGGCATCATCCGGCGGCAGCCAGTCCTTTGGGCTCGGCGGAAGTTGTGCCGCGCTGGGAAACGCAGGCCGGCCCTTTCCTCGTCCACCGGATCGCGGACCAGCACCggcggccgcagcagccctTGAGTCTCGAGTTCGGATCGGCCCAGCGCCTCCAACACCGGCGCCAACAGCAGCGTTGCCACCGGTTCTCGCGGCAGCAAGCTCTGCCTCGTCCACGGTCCGTCCCTTTCGAAAGTACGGCTTGCTGGCAGCCAGGCGTCGCAGCAGATCGCGCGCCTTCTCGTCCGTCTTGTCGTACTCCTCAGTCCCGGCCTTGCCATCCTCAATCAGCTTCTCGTTGTTCTGCGCAAAGTACTCTCGGTTGATTTCGGACTGGGGGCCCGGCGCGATCATCTTGAGCGCGGCGTCGCGGACGGTGATGGGCAGGCCGAAGCTGAGATCCAGCAtgcagctctggcagcagTTTTTGAGTCGCGCGCACGTTAGGCAGACGTTGGTTCGCCTCTTGCGGCCCTGCGCGCGCTCGGCAGCCCAGCTGAAGACGGTAAAGGGTCGCGTGCACTGGAAATTGATTGTTAGCGTATGACTTGTTTCGATTGAACAAGGGTCGACTGTAGATGTATagattgaaagaagaagatggtagACAAAACATACCAATTTGCATTCGGCTCCATAATCTTCCTTGAGCATCTTGACAAACGGGTTCTCGGGCAGGCAGTTTTCGCAGACGGACGGAAAGTCGGTCGTCTCCCATCCCGACCGGTTCAGGTCCTGCTTGATCTGGGGAGGCATGGCGGGCGCAGCTTCTGTGAGGCGATGCTGCGGCTGTGATGAATTGGCGAGTGATGTTGATTTTGCCGTATCtttggaaaggaaaggaaaggataAGAGTTGCAAGCAAGCAAATCCAAGATCGCGGCACGCAGAGAAATCTTGGTGGAGACCTGCCGCTAGTCCCGCCACCCGACGCAGTTACATAATCATGATGTGGAATCTTATCGGCTATCGATAAGATGGGAGATGGATTGCAAAGCAAccgaaaagagaagaaacggTGGATTCGAGGCAATTCCAGTTAGACTAAAAAGTGTTGCAATATTACTCAGGCACCACTTGTTAGGCTCGGAATTGGGTTCTAGAAACAGGGGCCTGAAAGGCTGGGTTTAACGCTGAATACAGGCTCAACTCTGCCCTGGGTTGCCATTTCCTAGGTAATTACCTCAAATAGCACATAATTGCAGGCCTCGGATGGAAGATTGTATTGCAACATTGGAGCTAGCTTCTAATTCATCGCTCGGCCCTGCGAATTGCTCCGTACaaacagccacagcagcagcgccaaatCAAATACGCGTATTTCTCGCAAAGCGAGTTCGCGTTCGTATTCGCACGAGGTGGGGGGGTCTTCACCGCCTGCCTATCACGGCCTATCTAGCCCAACCCCAGGACCCTCCATCCGCGATCCAGCCAACCAGATCGCCAAATTCCGTTTCTAGTGCGATATCACAAGCCCAGAAATTGGAGATTGGCGTTTTCTCAGCGCAGCTCGTCaggggtaaaaaaaaaaaaaagcggcGGACGCAGGGAGCCTGTGAAATTGTTGCGATACCAGAGGACAACGCATAAAAAGGTCCAACAGCTCCGCCCAATTCCTGGCGGCGCCACATCACCGTTTCCTTTTCCCGCCATTGATTCGCTCTGCGTGTCTTTTTAGTTCTGTCCTTgaatctctctctcccccttctCTTCTGATACattcctcttccctctttaACCactatcttttttttttttaaacaattactactagtaatagagagattttatttttctaaaTTAATCTTTTAATTCAATTTTCCACTTCAACATGGCTCCCGCTACTCTCGAGAAGGAGGACAAGGCCCGAGATGCCGCCTTCAACAAGGCCCTGCACGGCAACtcggccaaggccaagggagGCATTGCCGCCATGTTCTCCAAGGGCTCTGACGCGAAAAAGGCCGCTGTGGATGAGTACTTCAAGCACTGGGACAACAAGCCCGCCGAGAACGAGACTGCCGAGGAGCGTGCCGTGAGTGATTTCCGCccagaggaagacgaggagatgaaaagaacagaaagCCAGCCAGATGAATTCAGACACTGACAACCATGACTACAGGCACGAACAGCCGAGTATGCCACTCTGACGAGGCACTACTACAACCTGGCCACCGATCTGTACGAGTACGGCTGGGGCCAGTCCTTCCACTTCTGCCGCTTCTCCGCCGGCGAGCCCTTTTACCAGGCCATTGCCCGCCACGAGCACTACCTGGCACACAGCATTGGCATCAAGGAGGGCATGAAGGTGCTCGACGTTGGCTGCGGTGTTGGCGGCCCGGCCCGTGAGATTGCAAAGTTCACCGGATGCCACGTCACCGGCCTGAACAACAACGACTACCAGATCGACCGAGCCACGCACTATGCCGAGAAGGAGGGTCTCTCCAAGCAGCTGGCCTTTGTCAAGGGCGACTTTATGGTATGTTGTGGCCCGCCAAATTTCAAACAAGGCGAGTCTTGACAAGTTACTGACGCCAAGTGCCACAGCAAATGTCCTTCCCTGAAAACACCTTCGACGCCGTCTACGCCATTGAGGCCACCGTCCACGCCCCCACCCTGGAGGGCATCTACAGCCAAATCTTCCGCGTGCTCAAGCCCGGCGGTGTCTTTGGCGTCTACGAGTGGCTCATGACTGACGAGTACGACAACTCCAACCTGCACCACCGCGAGATCCGTCTCGGAATCGAGCAGGGCGacggcatctccaacatgTGCAAGGTCTCCGAGGCCCTGGACGCCATGCACGCCGCCGGCTTCGAGCTGCTGAGGCACGAGGATCTGGCTGACCGCGAGGACCACTCGCCCTGGTACTGGCCCCTGTCCGGCGAGCTCAAGTACATCCAGACTCTTGGCGATGTCTTCACCATTGTCCGCATGACCAAGTGGGGACGCGCCATTGCCCACAACCTGGCTGGTCTGCTGGAGACGGTGGGAATTGCGCCTGCCGGCACCAAGAAGACTGCCGACAGCTTGGCTCTCGCGGCTGACTGCCTGGTTGCTGGTGGTCGCGAGAAGCTCTTCACACCCATGTACCTCATGGTTGGCCGCAAGCCCGAGGCTTAAACGAAGCCTTGACTTCTAAGAATGGAAAGCGAAAGGGATGTTGTATTTTTGATACCATTGAATTGACATGGAGTAATGAGTGAAGAATTCCCCAACACGAATGGGAAAGgcgaaacaaaaaaagatgcgTGCTATATATGAGCGGCATCGAAAGCAAACAATGGCTTTTATTTGAAATGGCATGATGGCAATGCGCGCGCGGTAAAAAGGGATGGCAAACAACACTTTATGTATTGCATATGTAATTAATGGCGATAGCAAAGAGGTAGACTCTGCTACACTTTTctaatttattcttttaaaGACGaactcttttcttcaatctgCTGAAATGGCATGGTTGATAAAGATTGATAATGAGATGAGCATCAATGATTTCGCTAATTTATCGAATCTTTCACATCATAGGTATCTGGCTGTTATACGGTGGTCATGGGCGGTTGAGCTTGACGGAGCTCTTTCGGCTTGACATTTATTCCAAGCACAGTCATTTTTTCTAGATAGAAAGGTTACATCTTGGGACAATGTGCGGGAGCTGGGAAACTTTTGAGTCTGCAAAAGAGTGATTGATTGGAGTGAACGCCCTTGACAAGGTGCTCTTGAGATTGCAGAAACAGGCCATGTTCCGTTTCGCCTAGATGCTCATCACCACCTCAAATCCGATTTTTATAATGTACATCTCAAATACCTAGATATCCATGAAGATGGGCAACAGATTTCACGTAATAGTTTGACAAAGGATAGCTGCTTTACGGATAATGGCAACCTAACCATGGCGCTATTATACCTCTGCTGTATATAGAGCTCAACTCAAGTAACCAAACCAATGTGCTTTATTACTAAATAAGAAggtatttttctcttttattaCTTCACTTCTCCTTGAAATTCAGCATGGTCCAACATCTTCAGCTCATACGTAACCCGCCTCAGCCACTGAAATTGCCGGACCCCGCGGATGTGCGATGACTCCGCAAGTACCTTGCCTCACATTGAGTGCGTAAAGGTACATGAAGCTTCTCGATGCCTACGAGGCAGCAGTATTAGCGATACTTTCAACTCATCCATCTTTGTCACCGCAGCGACTCGCGTCAACGAATTGCGCCCAACAAATTTGATCTGAATTAATCAGTATTCCAGCAATTCAATTCTTTGCTTTCCTCAGCAAACGCTTCTCTCTCAGCCGAGCTGGTGAAACTGCTGCGGAATTGGCCATATGCCACTAACATGCTCCGTACAGGCCCTAACACTGGTACCTGGTAAAGGATGTTGTAGGTAGGAAGGAACGACATGCTCACCTTCTCTTCACTCCCTCCATGAAAAAGAGCAGATCGAACCAAAGGAGCAGTGGTTGCATCAAACCACCACACATCTTCGAATCGTCCAGATTCAAAGTACCGTTACCACAATCTATGTtccagccaccaccagcataTCTTTTGCCGAGCATTAGCTTAAACGCCAATATCCCAGCCAAGATCCACGATGCAGAACCTCACGCCGTCCGCGGCCGCCGATGATCCATCCGCTCGCAGAGCTGTAAGTCCATGCCAATGATTATGATCCCTTGCCCGGGCTGCAGACCATGCCCTGCATCGCCTGCAATGCTACGATAGGTGCCCTGAGAGGGTGTTGAGGGAGCTTATAGTGTGATGTTGGTTGAATTTCAAACATGACTTTGTTGCTGACGACTGCGCCTCAGTGCGACCAATGCC is part of the Trichoderma atroviride chromosome 1, complete sequence genome and encodes:
- a CDS encoding uncharacterized protein (BUSCO:EOG092D2PJJ), which codes for MASISQVVTLPLPALPEGWSAEKDFKAVGKLSGAVQRSIEPVGPHFLAHARRARHKRTFSEDDRIQAQESAKKVEDLDDGEESEAEDPMLLQLQAKDWKTQDHYKVLGLSKYRHRATEDQIKKAHRKKVLKHHPDKKAAQGRTEDDQFFKCIQKATDILLDPTRRRQFDSVDEEADVEPPSKKQLQKGDFYKLWSKVFKSEARFSKTHPVPTFGDANASKEQVEEFYNFWYNFDSWRSFEYLDEDVPDDGESRDHKRHVERKNQNSRKKKKAEDNARLRKLLDDASAGDERIKRFRQEANAAKNKKKFEKEAAEKKAAEEAAAKKAAEEKAKADAEVAAKADREAGKKAKEAAKNALKKNKRVLKGSVKDANYFAAGGDASAAQIDAVLGDVELVQGKIEAEEIAALAGKLNGLTVADEIKGVWSAEVKRLVDAGKLKEGDAKSLA
- a CDS encoding uncharacterized protein (BUSCO:EOG092D2VBX), which codes for MPPQIKQDLNRSGWETTDFPSVCENCLPENPFVKMLKEDYGAECKLCTRPFTVFSWAAERAQGRKRRTNVCLTCARLKNCCQSCMLDLSFGLPITVRDAALKMIAPGPQSEINREYFAQNNEKLIEDGKAGTEEYDKTDEKARDLLRRLAASKPYFRKGRTVDEAELAAARTGGNAAVGAGVGGAGPIRTRDSRAAAAAGAGPRSGGRGKGRPAFPSAAQLPPSPKDWLPPDDANVMSLFVTGVEDDLPEYKLRDFFKAHGKIKSLVCSHMSHCAFINYETREGAEKAAAACQGRAVIAGCPLRIRWGQPKAIGTMDREQRYQMLQDARIRRNNSQQQQNAIEGGQQSGASGVKAIAAAPPGGEETPAYASLAGE